A single window of Candidatus Acidulodesulfobacterium ferriphilum DNA harbors:
- a CDS encoding efflux RND transporter periplasmic adaptor subunit has product MQTKQTSKNKFFKFKISGSIKILLPILVILVLVSALSLTACGKKKVSAKAALPVTISKVKILSTKIYLKEPGYFLPYKTANIASRSAGQIVKIIARDGNFVKAGQVLAIIDRKKAYFTMKSQESAVKQAKAALFLAESTLKRDTILYKKQLLTALDYDTAVSNYKKALASYNAGVSLLSLDRKDYRDTLIVSLISGIVYKRYINLGDYVPVNKLSYQVVALKPLELEFYVPQSKVPLIKNFETCFAAVKGYSKKIFSGKIYFISPSLNSQTRMVRVKALFQNSRNLIKPQYFADVKLPVGFVKDGLFVPQAAVRTGLKGDYLFVYKNNGIVKQKRVVAGVTKDEYLQIIKGVSKGELVVVKGSNLVHDNEKVTIAK; this is encoded by the coding sequence ATGCAAACCAAACAAACCAGTAAAAATAAATTTTTTAAATTTAAAATTTCAGGTAGTATAAAAATATTACTGCCTATTCTGGTAATACTTGTTCTGGTTTCCGCTCTATCGCTTACCGCTTGCGGGAAAAAGAAGGTTTCCGCAAAAGCGGCGCTTCCTGTAACAATTAGTAAAGTCAAGATTTTAAGTACAAAGATTTATTTAAAAGAGCCGGGTTATTTTTTGCCGTACAAGACTGCAAATATTGCCTCGAGGTCGGCAGGACAGATTGTTAAGATAATCGCCAGGGATGGAAATTTTGTAAAAGCGGGACAGGTGCTCGCAATAATCGATAGAAAAAAGGCATATTTTACAATGAAATCTCAGGAAAGTGCCGTGAAACAGGCTAAAGCGGCACTTTTTTTAGCAGAATCGACTCTTAAAAGGGACACGATATTGTATAAAAAACAGCTTCTGACCGCTTTAGATTACGATACCGCGGTTTCTAATTATAAAAAAGCTCTGGCATCTTATAATGCAGGGGTATCGCTTTTAAGCTTGGACAGGAAAGATTACAGGGACACGCTTATAGTTTCTTTAATTAGCGGCATTGTTTATAAAAGGTATATTAACCTCGGCGACTATGTTCCCGTAAATAAATTGTCCTATCAAGTCGTTGCCTTGAAGCCCTTAGAACTGGAGTTTTATGTCCCTCAAAGCAAAGTCCCTCTTATTAAAAATTTCGAGACCTGTTTTGCAGCCGTTAAGGGCTATTCCAAAAAGATTTTTTCAGGGAAGATTTATTTTATAAGTCCGTCATTAAATTCTCAAACCCGCATGGTCAGGGTTAAAGCATTATTTCAAAACAGTAGAAATCTTATAAAGCCTCAATATTTTGCGGATGTCAAACTTCCCGTGGGGTTTGTAAAGGACGGCCTTTTTGTGCCTCAAGCCGCCGTTAGAACAGGTCTAAAAGGCGATTATTTGTTTGTTTATAAAAATAATGGCATCGTAAAACAAAAAAGGGTTGTTGCCGGAGTGACAAAAGACGAATATTTGCAAATTATAAAAGGCGTGAGCAAGGGCGAACTTGTCGTAGTCAAAGGTTCTAATTTAGTCCATGATAACGAAAAAGTAACCATAGCAAAGTGA
- a CDS encoding TetR/AcrR family transcriptional regulator, translated as MAENVDKYELILLSSRKLIEEIGFSALTMDKVAQKAGIAKGTVYLYFKDKNELLEKVLEQGFERMFERIKSKVNTQKGHVEKLRVLIAENINHIYENRYFFKTVFLDEVNVVFLKKKSQESFNLRRKRYTDFIGEIIKSGIESGEFRHDLNSTKVGYMLVSLIKTNAIYNFLDNKPEFTEEMIKSDSEEIFNLLIYGISKH; from the coding sequence ATGGCAGAAAATGTAGATAAATACGAATTAATTTTATTATCCTCAAGGAAGCTGATAGAAGAAATAGGGTTTTCGGCTTTGACGATGGACAAGGTCGCGCAAAAGGCGGGCATTGCCAAGGGGACGGTCTATCTTTACTTTAAAGATAAAAATGAACTTTTGGAAAAAGTGCTGGAGCAGGGATTTGAAAGGATGTTTGAAAGGATTAAGTCCAAAGTCAACACGCAAAAAGGTCATGTAGAAAAATTGAGGGTTCTAATTGCCGAGAATATTAACCATATTTATGAAAACAGGTATTTTTTTAAAACCGTCTTTTTGGATGAGGTTAATGTTGTTTTTTTGAAAAAAAAATCTCAGGAGTCTTTTAATTTAAGAAGAAAGAGATATACAGATTTTATCGGCGAAATTATTAAATCGGGAATCGAATCGGGTGAGTTCAGACATGATTTAAATTCGACGAAGGTTGGATATATGCTTGTTTCATTAATTAAAACAAACGCGATATATAATTTTCTCGATAATAAACCTGAATTCACCGAAGAAATGATTAAAAGCGATTCGGAAGAGATATTTAATCTTTTAATCTATGGAATAAGTAAGCATTAA
- a CDS encoding insulinase family protein, which produces MKNFQREELKSGITLITEKKSYFNSVSIGLWVKTGSAYEPANLNGISHFIEHLLFKGTKTRTYKDINKEIDLMGGALNAFTGTELTCLYTRVLSENYDNAINLLIDLMFNSLFPPDEVKKEKDVILQEISGVQDDPFDYSMELFHKNFYGNSSLAYPILGTFETVGDFDRGKILDYFYLHYAPQNVVISVAGNFDHEKIARSIDNYMDKVSGSFAKMVSPEKPDTNKNYGEFFQEKELEQAHFIIGLDGIKKTDKDYYTLEVLNTLLGGSVSSRLFQEVRENKGLAYSIYSNAAFHKFDGYVYIYAGVSPKKFELSKKLIFNIIDSLVQDNIGDEEILNAKRHISDSFLLGMESTSYIMNNNAINEIYNNGYISKAQILKKIDSVDSQAIKRISKQLFSAKANRNISVLGRVG; this is translated from the coding sequence ATGAAAAACTTCCAAAGAGAAGAATTAAAATCGGGCATTACGCTGATAACCGAAAAAAAATCGTATTTTAATTCCGTCAGCATAGGATTGTGGGTTAAAACGGGCAGTGCTTATGAGCCTGCAAATTTAAACGGAATATCGCATTTTATAGAACACCTGCTTTTTAAGGGGACTAAAACCAGAACATATAAAGATATAAATAAAGAAATAGACTTGATGGGCGGGGCTTTAAACGCCTTTACCGGAACCGAGCTCACCTGTTTATATACCCGCGTTCTTTCGGAAAACTATGATAATGCAATTAATCTTTTAATAGACCTCATGTTTAATTCATTATTTCCGCCTGATGAAGTAAAAAAAGAGAAAGATGTAATTTTACAGGAAATTTCAGGCGTTCAAGACGACCCTTTCGATTATTCCATGGAACTTTTCCATAAAAATTTTTACGGAAATTCCTCGCTTGCTTATCCGATACTTGGAACCTTCGAAACCGTCGGCGATTTTGACAGGGGGAAAATACTGGATTATTTTTATTTACATTATGCCCCGCAAAATGTAGTTATATCAGTTGCCGGTAATTTTGACCATGAAAAAATTGCAAGGTCCATAGATAATTACATGGATAAGGTTTCGGGAAGTTTTGCAAAAATGGTCTCTCCCGAAAAACCCGATACGAACAAGAATTACGGTGAATTTTTTCAGGAAAAGGAACTGGAGCAGGCTCATTTTATTATCGGTCTCGACGGAATAAAAAAAACGGATAAAGATTATTATACTTTAGAGGTTTTAAATACCCTGTTAGGCGGTTCCGTCAGTTCGAGGCTGTTTCAAGAGGTGAGGGAAAATAAAGGGCTTGCCTACTCTATTTATTCAAATGCCGCCTTTCACAAATTCGATGGATATGTATATATATATGCAGGTGTTTCTCCAAAAAAATTTGAACTTTCTAAAAAACTGATTTTTAATATAATAGATAGCTTGGTGCAGGATAATATCGGCGACGAAGAAATTTTAAATGCAAAAAGGCATATTTCCGACAGCTTTTTATTGGGAATGGAATCGACAAGCTATATAATGAATAATAATGCGATAAATGAAATTTATAATAATGGATACATTTCTAAAGCGCAGATTTTAAAAAAGATAGATTCTGTGGATAGCCAGGCTATAAAAAGAATTTCAAAACAGCTGTTTTCCGCCAAAGCGAACAGGAATATTTCTGTTCTCGGCAGGGTTGGATAA